In one Legionella clemsonensis genomic region, the following are encoded:
- the thiL gene encoding thiamine-phosphate kinase, with amino-acid sequence MDEFSLIDTFFKYPTHPRDDVKYGIGDDAACVTIPAEHELLISTDTLVSEVHFLSTWDAYDIAYKAVMVNISDMAAMGAMPCWLSLGLTLPESNVTWLQRFSQGLHEALNQFNVALIGGDTTRGPLSMTLTIHGLAPRGKAVRRSGAKVGDKIYVSGELGAAALAVYFLHHKNINTEDIKVLMKKLQHPKPRVDLNGILQEYASAAIDISDGLSADLNHICVSSSVGACLIGENIPIHPLVKKYQQDEAIYFSLTGGDDYELCFTVSPVKEQQFIASLTKLGLECCFVGTIEEQKGIRITMAGKSKVFTPRGYSHF; translated from the coding sequence ATGGATGAGTTCTCTTTAATAGATACTTTTTTTAAATACCCAACTCACCCGCGTGATGATGTCAAGTATGGAATTGGCGATGATGCGGCCTGCGTAACTATTCCAGCAGAACATGAATTACTGATTAGTACGGATACACTCGTCTCAGAAGTGCATTTTCTAAGCACTTGGGATGCCTATGATATTGCTTATAAAGCAGTGATGGTTAATATAAGTGATATGGCCGCTATGGGAGCGATGCCTTGCTGGCTCAGTCTCGGATTAACCTTACCTGAATCAAATGTCACTTGGCTGCAACGTTTTTCACAGGGACTGCATGAGGCTTTAAATCAATTTAACGTGGCGTTGATAGGTGGTGATACAACCCGTGGTCCTCTGAGTATGACGTTAACTATTCATGGCTTGGCGCCGAGAGGCAAAGCGGTGCGCCGTAGTGGTGCAAAGGTTGGTGATAAAATTTATGTGAGTGGTGAGTTAGGTGCAGCTGCACTTGCTGTCTATTTTTTACATCACAAGAATATCAATACCGAAGATATAAAAGTTTTAATGAAAAAATTGCAGCATCCTAAACCTCGTGTTGATTTAAATGGGATCCTGCAGGAGTATGCTTCTGCTGCTATTGATATTTCCGATGGTCTAAGTGCAGATTTAAATCATATTTGCGTCTCTAGTAGCGTGGGAGCTTGTTTGATAGGGGAAAATATTCCCATTCATCCTCTTGTAAAGAAATATCAACAGGACGAGGCCATTTATTTTTCCCTTACCGGTGGCGATGATTATGAGTTATGTTTCACAGTATCTCCGGTGAAAGAGCAGCAATTCATTGCTTCGCTTACTAAACTTGGCTTGGAGTGCTGCTTTGTTGGGACAATAGAAGAGCAAAAGGGGATAAGGATAACCATGGCAGGTAAATCGAAAGTTTTTACACCACGTGGCTACAGTCATTTTTGA
- a CDS encoding phosphatidylglycerophosphatase A family protein, with product MNAVKLENKVWQNPVYFIAFGFGSGLMPFAPGTWGTLAAIPVYLLIAGQSLGLYLIITLLAFLLGVWVSEKVSKELGVHDYSGIVWDEVVGYLLTMIMAPQGIGWVVTGFILFRIFDIWKPQPIRFIDLHVRGGVGIMLDDVLAAIPAWLILQLLAWGFA from the coding sequence ATGAATGCAGTAAAACTAGAGAATAAAGTCTGGCAAAATCCCGTATATTTTATCGCCTTTGGTTTTGGTAGCGGGTTAATGCCGTTTGCTCCTGGGACCTGGGGGACACTTGCCGCAATTCCTGTTTATTTATTAATTGCGGGACAATCTTTAGGTCTCTACTTAATAATAACGCTCTTGGCATTCTTGCTGGGGGTGTGGGTTAGCGAAAAAGTATCGAAAGAATTAGGGGTTCATGATTATTCTGGTATCGTCTGGGATGAAGTGGTTGGCTACTTATTAACTATGATAATGGCTCCTCAAGGAATAGGATGGGTAGTAACAGGCTTTATACTTTTTCGTATTTTTGACATCTGGAAACCACAGCCAATTCGATTCATTGATCTGCATGTGCGAGGTGGGGTAGGCATTATGCTTGATGATGTTCTGGCAGCCATTCCTGCCTGGTTAATACTGCAGTTGTTAGCCTGGGGTTTTGCATAA
- a CDS encoding AI-2E family transporter gives MNENHKELISIGLTIGIVVFALFIVHRFIPSMIWATIIGIATYPLYLRWRYFFGNYHNLSALLFTSILALLFLLPLSWLATILIKELQLFINYLQTINRQGGQAPSLLQQFPVIGNDLVTYWDNNIGQPGKVRGLLSNLHLSLTPASYYIKQIGVNLAHRGFQLGFTLLALFFFFRDGDKLIQQVNHIGEFCLGQRWFRYADRLPSALRATVNGTIVVGLGVGVLMGVCYMLVGFPAPTLTGFITAFAAMIPFVVPIVFAIVALILLSMGSLISAIIVVIWGTVVMFVADHFIKPVLIGGAIKLPFLAVLFGILGGVETLGLLGLFVGPIIMVLFVTLWQEPQGDVKPILG, from the coding sequence ATGAATGAAAATCACAAAGAATTAATTAGTATCGGCTTAACCATCGGGATTGTAGTATTTGCGCTGTTTATTGTGCATCGCTTTATCCCCTCAATGATTTGGGCGACTATTATTGGTATTGCTACCTATCCTTTATACCTGCGTTGGCGGTATTTTTTCGGCAATTATCATAATCTTTCAGCCTTACTGTTTACCTCAATTCTTGCTTTATTATTTTTACTTCCTTTAAGTTGGTTAGCCACGATTTTAATTAAAGAACTACAATTGTTTATTAACTATCTGCAAACAATCAACCGTCAAGGCGGACAGGCGCCCTCCTTGTTACAACAATTTCCTGTGATTGGTAATGATTTAGTCACCTATTGGGATAATAACATCGGCCAACCTGGAAAAGTAAGAGGTCTATTATCGAATCTACATTTGTCTTTGACGCCAGCCAGTTACTACATCAAGCAAATAGGAGTTAATTTGGCGCATCGAGGGTTTCAATTGGGATTTACGCTGTTGGCGTTATTTTTCTTTTTTCGTGATGGCGATAAATTAATTCAACAGGTTAATCATATCGGAGAGTTTTGCTTAGGCCAACGATGGTTTCGATATGCCGACAGGCTTCCTTCAGCCTTACGGGCCACAGTGAATGGCACTATAGTCGTAGGCTTAGGAGTGGGGGTTTTAATGGGGGTTTGCTATATGCTTGTTGGTTTTCCTGCGCCTACCTTGACGGGCTTTATCACCGCATTTGCGGCGATGATTCCCTTTGTGGTTCCTATTGTGTTTGCTATCGTAGCACTTATTCTGCTGTCGATGGGGTCGCTGATTAGTGCAATCATTGTCGTTATTTGGGGTACGGTAGTGATGTTTGTAGCCGATCATTTTATTAAGCCAGTTTTAATTGGTGGTGCTATTAAATTACCATTTTTAGCAGTGCTTTTTGGTATTTTGGGAGGCGTAGAGACGCTAGGCTTGTTAGGGTTATTTGTGGGACCAATTATTATGGTTTTATTTGTTACGCTTTGGCAGGAGCCTCAGGGTGATGTTAAACCAATCCTCGGTTAG
- a CDS encoding transporter substrate-binding domain-containing protein, translating to MIKRMKHFFVGIFTLFFFFLNSLHATQEPPQPAPLPLRIAVDTFTPPFIMEGANSQLYGFDISMMKYICQEIQRTCVFVPTEFNNIFTSLERGQVDAAVSALTITPERSARVLFSMPYLLSHSRFIGLNQLADQPFTLQLLHNKTIGIEEGTIFPAVINALGIRDPKIISFNDAPSLIDALQAGKVEIVLMDNPSAMYWQAQSSGRLKVLGQPFSYGFGLGIAVNRNNAELLNQINQALIKFQNSNAFKREFNKYIAFF from the coding sequence ATGATTAAACGTATGAAACATTTCTTTGTCGGTATTTTCACGCTTTTCTTTTTTTTCCTTAACTCCCTGCATGCAACTCAGGAGCCCCCTCAACCTGCGCCTCTACCACTTAGAATCGCAGTGGATACATTTACACCTCCTTTCATTATGGAAGGAGCAAATTCACAACTTTATGGATTTGACATTTCCATGATGAAATATATTTGTCAGGAAATCCAGCGCACCTGTGTTTTTGTTCCCACGGAGTTCAATAATATTTTTACTTCCCTTGAAAGGGGACAAGTGGATGCTGCAGTAAGCGCCTTGACCATTACGCCAGAACGCTCTGCTCGTGTGCTTTTTTCCATGCCTTATCTGTTGAGTCATTCTCGTTTTATAGGTCTTAACCAATTGGCTGACCAACCTTTTACACTGCAACTGTTGCATAATAAAACGATTGGTATCGAAGAAGGAACTATTTTTCCGGCTGTAATAAATGCCTTGGGGATTCGAGATCCTAAAATTATCAGCTTTAATGACGCACCCAGTCTCATTGATGCTCTGCAAGCAGGAAAAGTGGAGATAGTCTTGATGGATAATCCTTCTGCCATGTATTGGCAAGCACAATCTTCAGGAAGATTAAAGGTGTTGGGTCAACCTTTCAGTTATGGCTTTGGTCTTGGAATTGCAGTCAATCGCAATAATGCAGAATTACTAAACCAGATTAATCAGGCCCTAATAAAATTTCAAAATAGCAACGCTTTCAAACGGGAGTTTAATAAGTACATTGCCTTTTTTTGA